One stretch of Niallia sp. XMNu-256 DNA includes these proteins:
- a CDS encoding LTA synthase family protein — protein sequence MDILFVINEFCLVLIFFSFIEILFRKAYTLKVSLYLISSLILSILYVSILMYYTYYGAIPTFSAFKQIGQVGALTDSIVSLLQPNYLLFLIDFPILIAILIKNKEMTSRNVSKKVSLILGLASITVLTTSYTLQMKNEAINEIKMAQHLGVINNSIYLSLPISADQDEEQDTVISQEHINQIKEINPNQQAQLFGEAKGKNIIMVQLEAFQNFPIGKEIADQEITPTINELIKTSYYFPNIFQQIGKGNTSDAEFMVNTSIYPVGDRAMSQEYSEKSIPSLPKILKEHGYQSLTYHTNDVEFWNRNEMYQALGFDRVYEKSFFGTEDVISFGASDEVLYSKTLSTLEKLHQEGEPFYAHVISMSSHHPFKIPANKPQLNLPNDFENTSVKDYLQAIYYADFALGEFIRGLKDKGIWEDTLFVIYGDHYGLQLKTDQDKDLVNEMLGREYHQHLDGFNIPLIIFNPERSKGIEIQTVGGQIDIMPTITLLLGIPIDQIHFGQDLINYPNNVVGNRFYLPTGTFFNNDILFIPGESFQDGKAISLETNQPLSEFQPYFSDFERVMSLMSLSDQYVNSLPLRK from the coding sequence GTGGATATCTTATTTGTGATTAATGAATTTTGTCTAGTGCTTATCTTCTTTTCTTTTATTGAAATCCTCTTTAGAAAGGCCTATACGTTAAAAGTAAGTTTGTATTTAATAAGCTCTCTTATCCTTTCTATCCTTTATGTAAGTATTCTTATGTATTATACATATTATGGCGCGATTCCAACGTTTTCTGCATTTAAACAGATTGGACAAGTAGGCGCACTTACCGACAGTATTGTGTCCCTATTACAGCCAAATTATTTATTATTTTTAATTGATTTTCCGATTTTAATTGCGATTTTAATAAAAAACAAAGAGATGACAAGTAGAAATGTATCGAAGAAGGTTTCTTTGATTTTAGGCTTAGCTTCCATCACAGTATTGACGACCTCTTACACATTGCAAATGAAGAATGAGGCCATCAATGAAATAAAAATGGCCCAACATCTAGGGGTGATTAATAATAGTATTTATTTATCTTTGCCCATCAGTGCAGATCAAGACGAAGAACAAGATACCGTTATAAGTCAAGAACACATTAATCAAATCAAGGAAATCAATCCGAATCAACAGGCACAGTTATTTGGCGAAGCAAAAGGTAAGAATATCATTATGGTTCAGCTTGAAGCCTTCCAAAATTTTCCTATTGGTAAAGAAATAGCCGATCAAGAAATCACCCCTACTATAAATGAATTGATTAAAACCAGCTATTATTTCCCTAATATTTTTCAACAAATTGGAAAAGGGAATACGTCAGATGCCGAATTTATGGTCAATACATCGATATATCCTGTTGGTGATCGAGCAATGTCTCAAGAATATAGCGAAAAAAGCATACCGAGCCTACCGAAAATCTTAAAGGAACATGGATACCAATCATTAACCTACCATACCAATGATGTTGAATTCTGGAATCGAAATGAAATGTACCAGGCATTGGGATTTGATCGCGTATATGAAAAAAGTTTTTTTGGTACGGAGGATGTTATCTCATTTGGTGCTTCTGATGAGGTTTTATATTCGAAAACATTAAGTACTTTAGAGAAGTTACATCAAGAAGGCGAACCATTTTATGCCCATGTGATATCCATGTCGAGCCATCATCCATTTAAAATTCCAGCTAATAAACCACAATTGAATCTACCAAATGACTTTGAAAATACAAGTGTCAAAGATTACTTACAAGCCATTTATTATGCTGATTTTGCATTGGGTGAATTTATTCGGGGATTAAAGGATAAAGGAATCTGGGAGGATACATTGTTTGTTATTTATGGGGATCATTATGGTTTGCAGTTAAAAACAGACCAGGATAAAGATTTGGTTAATGAAATGTTAGGACGAGAGTACCATCAACATTTAGATGGTTTTAATATTCCCCTTATCATCTTTAATCCGGAAAGATCGAAAGGAATAGAAATACAAACAGTAGGTGGACAGATCGATATCATGCCTACAATCACATTGTTGTTAGGTATACCCATTGATCAGATTCATTTTGGGCAAGATTTAATCAATTACCCCAATAATGTGGTTGGAAATCGTTTTTACCTGCCAACAGGGACATTTTTCAATAATGATATTTTGTTTATCCCTGGAGAGAGTTTTCAAGATGGAAAAGCGATATCCCTAGAGACAAACCAACCGTTAAGTGAGTTTCAACCATATTTCTCGGATTTTGAAAGAGTCATGTCTTTAATGAGCCTATCTGATCAATATGTAAATTCTCTTCCTCTTCGAAAGTGA
- a CDS encoding SpoIID/LytB domain-containing protein: MRRKVIISIIATQLLVALCFSIGTVSAAGDSDSQIRVKLSAYLGNQNSINLSISGHFIVEEDGLNLSGAYVLKVESGQLILYKNGIEVKNYGTSFTVNPSVYHPQNVISINGRNYLGSMEFEVENERYVRPYNTLPVEDYLKGVVSKEMSPSWGNQGGMGALKAQAVAARTYAYGVSPIDDGQSDQAYTGYYWYDTTNRAVEETQGLVLKYNGQIIGANALYSSSNGGKVHSKVNSWGDAPWNHVPYLQAKEDPYDAKSSSIGNQNQNWNLSITKTQIDLTDINLTQPELWWNKKKEVNEDTVIINHMKSWLKANGYIAPRYEVKIVSIPELTFDVNVPTNKTIKGKLTIQYMLRDAETNQYVMENGQIRLFSTTITDRAHTFRMMVTTNIMKSLNIKSVQDDGTKITVNGSGWGHGIGMSQYGAYQMSKEGKGFQEILNFYYPGTITSDVVDPTGSIVQ; encoded by the coding sequence TTGAGGAGAAAAGTCATTATTTCTATTATAGCGACTCAGTTACTTGTAGCTTTATGTTTTTCAATCGGTACTGTTTCAGCAGCAGGGGACAGTGATTCTCAAATAAGGGTAAAACTCTCAGCTTATCTTGGGAATCAAAATTCTATTAACTTATCAATTTCTGGCCACTTTATAGTAGAAGAAGATGGATTAAATTTAAGTGGTGCCTATGTATTAAAAGTTGAATCGGGTCAGCTAATTTTATACAAAAATGGCATAGAAGTGAAAAACTATGGAACATCCTTTACGGTTAATCCGTCTGTTTATCATCCTCAAAATGTGATTTCAATTAATGGCCGAAACTATTTGGGGTCGATGGAATTCGAAGTTGAAAATGAAAGGTATGTTAGACCTTATAATACGTTACCAGTCGAAGATTACTTAAAAGGTGTTGTTTCTAAAGAGATGAGTCCAAGCTGGGGAAATCAAGGTGGGATGGGAGCCCTTAAAGCGCAAGCTGTTGCTGCAAGAACCTATGCCTATGGGGTAAGTCCCATTGACGATGGACAGTCTGACCAGGCGTATACGGGATATTACTGGTATGATACGACAAATCGTGCGGTAGAAGAAACACAAGGTTTAGTTCTAAAGTACAACGGTCAAATTATTGGAGCGAACGCCTTATACTCATCAAGTAATGGCGGGAAAGTTCATTCAAAAGTAAATTCATGGGGAGATGCTCCATGGAATCATGTGCCTTACTTACAAGCGAAAGAAGACCCTTATGATGCTAAAAGTTCAAGTATTGGTAATCAAAATCAAAATTGGAATTTATCTATTACAAAAACGCAAATTGATTTAACAGACATAAACCTAACACAACCAGAATTATGGTGGAATAAGAAAAAAGAAGTTAATGAAGATACAGTGATTATCAATCATATGAAAAGTTGGTTAAAGGCAAATGGATATATTGCCCCTAGATATGAGGTTAAAATCGTAAGTATTCCCGAATTAACTTTTGATGTGAATGTTCCTACAAACAAAACAATTAAGGGTAAATTGACCATTCAGTATATGTTAAGAGATGCAGAAACAAATCAGTACGTAATGGAAAATGGTCAAATAAGGCTGTTTTCAACAACCATTACAGACAGGGCTCATACATTTAGAATGATGGTTACCACCAATATTATGAAAAGTCTTAATATCAAAAGTGTTCAAGATGATGGAACAAAGATTACCGTTAACGGCAGCGGTTGGGGACATGGCATTGGTATGAGCCAATATGGCGCCTATCAAATGTCTAAAGAAGGAAAAGGTTTCCAAGAGATCCTTAACTTCTACTACCCTGGAACAATTACTTCAGATGTAGTGGATCCAACTGGTTCAATTGTGCAGTAA
- the wecB gene encoding UDP-N-acetylglucosamine 2-epimerase (non-hydrolyzing), which produces MSKIKVMTIFGTRPEAIKMAPLVLELEKYPDHIESIVTVTAQHREMLDQVLEVFNIQPDYDLNVMKERQTLIEVTQRVLGGLDEVMKEVKPDLVLVHGDTSTTFVAGLAAFYNQIAIGHVEAGLRTWNKYSPFPEEMNRQLTGVLADLHFSPTVKSQQNLLNENKKAETIFVTGNTAIDALKTTVTDSYQNEIIDKLGNDKLILLTAHRRENLGEPMRNMFKAIKRIISEHEDIQVVYPVHLNPAVREVADEVLGNDPRIHLIEPLGVVDFHNFASKAHIILTDSGGVQEEAPSLGVPVLVLRDTTERPEGIEAGTLKLAGTDEETIYNLTKELLTNPQEYEKMSKASNPYGDGKASYRIVQAILYHYGKLNEAPESFKV; this is translated from the coding sequence ATGAGTAAAATCAAAGTAATGACCATATTCGGGACAAGACCTGAGGCGATTAAAATGGCTCCGTTGGTACTGGAATTAGAAAAATATCCCGATCACATTGAATCCATTGTGACGGTTACCGCTCAACATAGGGAAATGTTGGACCAGGTATTAGAAGTGTTTAATATTCAACCTGATTATGACTTGAATGTTATGAAAGAACGCCAAACTTTAATTGAGGTTACACAAAGAGTTTTAGGTGGACTTGACGAAGTGATGAAGGAAGTCAAACCAGACCTTGTTCTTGTTCACGGGGATACATCAACGACCTTTGTTGCTGGCCTTGCCGCATTCTATAATCAAATTGCCATCGGTCATGTAGAGGCTGGTTTACGTACTTGGAATAAGTATTCACCGTTCCCAGAAGAAATGAATCGACAACTTACAGGCGTATTAGCTGATTTACATTTTTCACCAACTGTAAAATCACAGCAAAATTTATTAAACGAAAACAAAAAAGCGGAAACCATTTTCGTAACAGGAAATACGGCCATTGATGCTTTAAAAACAACCGTTACAGATTCTTATCAAAATGAAATTATCGATAAATTAGGTAACGATAAATTGATCTTACTAACCGCTCATCGTCGCGAAAACTTGGGAGAACCGATGAGAAATATGTTTAAAGCAATTAAACGTATCATCTCAGAACACGAAGATATTCAAGTCGTGTATCCCGTTCATTTAAACCCAGCTGTTCGAGAAGTCGCAGATGAGGTTCTTGGGAACGACCCACGCATCCACTTAATCGAACCACTAGGTGTTGTTGATTTTCATAACTTCGCTTCAAAAGCCCATATTATTCTAACGGATTCAGGAGGTGTTCAAGAAGAAGCCCCATCACTAGGTGTTCCAGTATTGGTTCTTCGTGATACAACCGAACGCCCTGAAGGAATTGAAGCAGGTACTTTGAAGCTTGCTGGTACAGATGAGGAAACGATTTATAACTTAACGAAAGAGTTACTGACAAACCCGCAGGAATACGAAAAAATGTCTAAGGCTTCTAATCCATACGGAGATGGAAAGGCTTCTTATCGGATTGTGCAAGCGATTCTATATCATTATGGAAAGCTAAATGAAGCTCCAGAGAGTTTCAAAGTATAA
- a CDS encoding leucine-rich repeat domain-containing protein produces the protein MSRRRWLYICLIIVFIFSIVSPAAVASETETESNQQGETLQNDVNVLEEESTVEDPKAVEDSLTVEDPKDLEETENLVSQELEATETQKEIITEETSVVQEEQSSKEVSIETNDQESTIQKVEEEELETEDSIQEEAGETVVFKDKNLEKLIREDLGLRKKPITKQDLQNLESLYIADLYGDINSLVGLEHAVNLTYLDIESVSINDLSVLRSLQHITELTLTHLPVSNIDVLDQLPALETLYIGYLDVDLAQNPVIQSLQAKGVKVQILEGLYIDLYKVSESSATISWGHYSLESIDKYELYVDGKLKKTFKSDESEYRLTGLEPNTIYQLELKAISGSKVVDIHEVELITLGKPTGNPIKFPDPNLKLGIQEELGIEREVYESDLEGLTELYLGYMDIGSLTGLEKAKNLTTLMIYENNIEDLTPLIGLEKLTTLHLEGNPLSDKAVLKKLDQVESLSISYSAFNDLTFLTEMARLQEVYVYGSVELEENKRFREEVEFLESHQITVHLELGEGIYIDLSPDYVNESKIGLSWTVWTEEDEFITPDKYVLSVNGKEETLNGDVTSKVLSNLTPNTEYEIVLKAYIDGSLAGKAYLTETTRDLPTGNVVHFKDPKLEQAIKDTLGLDRDLRESDIENLETLSLPSSSISDLSGLEKATNLMDLTLSGNKIKDLTPLKNLTNLVLLDLSKNPIEDLSPLADLEALDYLDLSEIKTRDFKALSGLSNLSYLSLSKNKMNNIAELTKITSLVYLDLYDNNISNLNGIEQLANLDSLHLGKNPISDFSPLSKLNLTSLEIPNTNLTSLEWIKSMTGLEALSISGNPIKDLSPLKNLENLYFLSISNTNVDDISILLELPNLIYVSMYKMSKLDLTEDSEAMEIIRTLEENDVFVAYDGVSMGFLELTSIESTDRSIAVSWFSELNELVTEYRVYLDGELVTELDNSQNTYVINDLAPNTEYEITIEAYFKGELIDRVSEVVMTKEAIKKPGQDDKDEDEQDQEQDQEQDLDETVTIPKDNSSSTKGEPNSNGKGAVPVKAESDTTKKGHSLPVTATNSFNLILVGLVVVLVGGAMLLVYRRKNA, from the coding sequence TTGAGTAGGAGAAGATGGCTTTATATATGCCTCATTATCGTTTTTATTTTCTCAATAGTTAGTCCGGCTGCAGTTGCGTCAGAGACGGAGACCGAATCAAACCAACAAGGTGAAACTCTACAAAATGATGTAAATGTCCTTGAGGAAGAATCCACCGTTGAAGATCCGAAAGCTGTTGAGGATTCGTTAACCGTTGAAGATCCAAAAGACCTTGAAGAAACAGAGAACCTTGTATCACAAGAACTTGAGGCGACTGAAACTCAAAAAGAAATAATAACAGAAGAGACATCTGTCGTACAAGAGGAACAAAGTAGTAAAGAAGTTAGTATAGAAACAAATGATCAAGAAAGCACAATCCAAAAAGTGGAAGAGGAAGAATTAGAGACAGAAGACTCCATTCAAGAAGAAGCGGGTGAAACCGTTGTTTTTAAAGACAAAAACCTTGAAAAGCTGATTCGTGAGGATTTAGGTCTTAGGAAGAAACCGATAACAAAACAGGATTTGCAAAATTTAGAATCTCTTTATATTGCCGACCTATATGGAGATATTAATAGTTTAGTTGGATTGGAGCATGCGGTCAATTTAACGTATTTAGATATTGAAAGTGTCTCAATTAATGATTTAAGCGTATTACGTTCACTGCAACACATAACGGAACTGACTTTAACCCATTTGCCGGTATCTAATATTGATGTTCTTGATCAACTGCCTGCATTAGAAACCCTTTATATTGGGTATCTAGACGTTGATTTGGCGCAAAACCCTGTAATACAATCCCTTCAAGCAAAAGGGGTGAAGGTTCAAATCTTAGAGGGGCTTTACATAGACCTTTATAAAGTTTCGGAATCCTCAGCTACCATTTCGTGGGGGCATTATAGTTTAGAAAGTATCGATAAATATGAACTATATGTTGATGGGAAATTGAAAAAAACATTTAAATCGGATGAAAGTGAATACCGGTTAACAGGTTTAGAACCGAATACGATTTATCAACTTGAATTAAAAGCTATATCTGGCTCTAAAGTAGTCGACATTCATGAGGTAGAACTCATTACTTTAGGTAAACCTACCGGAAATCCGATAAAATTCCCTGATCCAAATCTGAAGCTAGGCATTCAAGAAGAACTAGGGATCGAGCGCGAGGTTTATGAGAGCGATCTGGAAGGATTAACAGAACTCTACTTAGGATATATGGATATTGGATCATTAACAGGATTGGAAAAGGCCAAAAATTTAACGACATTAATGATTTATGAAAATAATATCGAGGACTTAACACCGCTAATCGGTTTAGAAAAATTAACAACTCTTCATTTGGAAGGGAATCCACTGTCAGATAAGGCTGTTTTGAAAAAGTTGGATCAAGTAGAGTCACTATCTATTTCCTACTCAGCATTCAATGATCTAACATTTTTAACAGAGATGGCTCGTTTACAAGAAGTCTATGTATACGGATCAGTGGAGCTTGAGGAAAATAAACGTTTCCGTGAAGAAGTAGAATTCTTAGAAAGCCATCAAATTACCGTCCATTTAGAACTTGGTGAAGGGATTTACATTGATCTATCACCTGATTATGTAAATGAATCGAAAATTGGCTTATCTTGGACCGTTTGGACGGAAGAGGATGAGTTTATCACACCGGATAAGTACGTATTATCTGTAAATGGAAAAGAGGAAACTCTCAATGGAGATGTAACTTCAAAAGTCTTAAGTAATTTAACACCAAATACAGAATATGAAATTGTTTTAAAGGCTTACATCGACGGCAGTCTTGCAGGGAAAGCCTATTTAACTGAAACAACCCGTGATTTACCAACAGGAAATGTCGTTCATTTTAAAGATCCAAAATTGGAACAAGCTATTAAAGACACTTTAGGTCTTGATCGAGATCTACGTGAAAGTGATATAGAAAATTTGGAAACCTTAAGCCTGCCATCATCCTCAATTAGTGATTTATCCGGACTGGAGAAGGCAACAAACTTAATGGATTTAACCCTATCAGGGAACAAGATTAAAGATCTCACACCATTAAAAAACTTAACGAATTTAGTACTACTAGATTTAAGTAAAAACCCAATTGAAGATCTTTCACCTTTAGCGGATTTAGAAGCATTAGATTATCTAGATCTTTCTGAAATAAAAACGAGAGACTTCAAAGCTTTAAGTGGGCTTTCAAATTTATCGTATTTAAGCCTTTCAAAAAATAAGATGAATAACATTGCCGAACTTACAAAAATAACAAGTTTAGTATATTTAGACCTTTATGATAACAACATCTCTAATTTGAATGGGATCGAGCAGCTGGCCAATTTAGACAGTTTACATCTTGGAAAAAATCCAATCTCTGATTTTTCTCCGCTTTCTAAACTGAACCTTACAAGTTTGGAAATACCGAATACAAACTTGACTAGCTTAGAGTGGATAAAATCAATGACAGGATTAGAGGCTTTATCGATTAGCGGGAACCCAATTAAAGATTTATCCCCGTTAAAAAATCTTGAAAATCTTTACTTTTTAAGCATCAGTAATACAAATGTAGATGATATTAGTATTCTATTAGAACTGCCAAACCTTATTTACGTTAGTATGTATAAAATGTCCAAGCTAGACCTAACAGAAGACTCAGAGGCGATGGAGATCATCCGAACATTAGAGGAAAATGACGTATTTGTCGCCTATGATGGAGTGAGTATGGGCTTTCTTGAACTGACCTCGATTGAATCAACAGATAGGTCAATCGCAGTATCCTGGTTCTCTGAATTAAATGAACTAGTTACCGAGTATCGGGTCTATCTCGATGGCGAATTAGTTACTGAACTTGATAACTCACAAAATACTTATGTAATTAACGACTTAGCCCCAAATACGGAATATGAAATTACCATTGAGGCATATTTTAAAGGGGAATTGATCGATCGTGTATCTGAGGTCGTCATGACAAAAGAGGCCATTAAAAAACCAGGTCAAGATGACAAAGATGAGGACGAGCAAGATCAAGAACAAGATCAAGAACAAGATCTAGATGAAACAGTTACCATTCCGAAGGATAATAGCAGCTCTACGAAAGGTGAACCTAATAGTAATGGAAAAGGCGCAGTCCCAGTGAAGGCTGAGTCTGACACTACTAAGAAAGGGCATTCACTCCCTGTAACAGCAACCAATTCTTTTAATCTGATCTTAGTTGGATTAGTGGTAGTTCTTGTAGGTGGGGCGATGTTGCTAGTTTATAGAAGGAAGAATGCTTAA
- a CDS encoding Ger(x)C family spore germination protein — translation MIRWMFLFLLFSLFILTGCWDKKEIEERSYVEAIGLDLPSGVDIEKEQAVDVTFQFSNPKLNVKGASPSMEAESTDVITVTAPDFVVARNMANSSVTREISFSHNKVLIVSEELAKTDVFYRLLSTAIKEREIRREVSIIVSEGKAVDFIKKNTPELMIRPHRYYQFLIDRAMETGLVPESTINRFFAITDGDADLFLAMYGSVNEGKKGMKFQDEDQYVAGQVPKRGGNPVQLIGSAVFKEGKMIGKLNGEETRITRLLDNTVKSRDLFSSFQDPLDKRSKITVRIQKIKPTRVKVRLRNGPPKIEVNYPVEIKVLSVPSMINYAENLENQKKLKAALERKMKENAEKLIKKTQQEYKAEPFYWSLYVRPLFLSVKEYEEWDWNNKQYPFADVEVTMDIELTGFGKQLRESDIEKVKD, via the coding sequence ATGATAAGGTGGATGTTTTTATTTCTATTGTTTTCATTGTTTATACTTACAGGTTGTTGGGACAAAAAAGAGATCGAAGAAAGGTCTTATGTGGAAGCAATCGGGCTGGACCTTCCGAGCGGGGTCGATATCGAAAAAGAACAAGCCGTTGATGTCACCTTTCAATTTTCCAATCCAAAACTAAACGTTAAAGGAGCGTCTCCGTCAATGGAAGCAGAAAGCACGGATGTAATCACGGTAACAGCACCGGATTTTGTCGTTGCTCGAAACATGGCTAACTCTTCGGTGACAAGGGAAATCTCCTTTAGTCATAACAAAGTATTGATTGTCTCAGAAGAGTTAGCAAAAACGGATGTTTTTTATCGGCTACTAAGTACAGCGATCAAAGAGAGAGAAATTCGGAGAGAAGTGAGTATTATTGTTTCAGAAGGAAAGGCCGTTGACTTTATTAAAAAAAATACTCCTGAACTGATGATCAGACCGCATCGTTATTACCAATTTTTGATTGACCGTGCAATGGAAACAGGATTAGTTCCTGAGTCAACGATTAATCGATTTTTTGCAATTACAGATGGCGATGCCGACCTATTTCTTGCGATGTATGGATCAGTTAACGAAGGAAAAAAGGGAATGAAGTTCCAAGATGAAGATCAATATGTAGCAGGCCAGGTGCCAAAAAGAGGAGGGAATCCTGTCCAGTTGATCGGTTCGGCTGTATTTAAGGAAGGAAAAATGATTGGCAAATTAAATGGGGAAGAAACGAGGATCACACGATTATTGGATAACACTGTAAAATCGAGAGATCTTTTTTCCAGCTTTCAAGACCCCTTGGATAAAAGGTCAAAGATCACGGTGAGAATCCAGAAAATAAAACCAACGAGGGTGAAAGTCAGGTTGAGAAACGGTCCGCCTAAAATAGAAGTAAACTATCCAGTTGAAATAAAGGTCCTATCCGTTCCTAGTATGATCAACTATGCCGAAAATTTGGAAAATCAAAAAAAGTTAAAAGCGGCATTAGAAAGGAAAATGAAAGAAAATGCTGAGAAACTCATTAAAAAAACGCAACAGGAATACAAGGCAGAACCATTCTATTGGTCTCTATATGTCCGTCCCTTATTTCTTTCGGTCAAAGAGTATGAAGAATGGGATTGGAATAACAAACAATATCCTTTTGCGGATGTCGAAGTAACGATGGATATTGAATTAACAGGGTTCGGTAAACAATTGAGAGAATCGGATATCGAGAAGGTGAAAGATTAA
- a CDS encoding endospore germination permease, with the protein MRKDEQDQMGFKEFFSIIFFTTGSKSADMSTVFLFREGLNAAWIIVIGSFLLTIPSLLLLNYVLKKYKSKHILEVAELTLGRPIAFVIAFIILFFTTLNTATDSRSYMTQLITINFPNTPLFILCLLFLFLCMWGAKKGWEVVGSIAWTAFPYVLLGLGLLMFLMYREATFNRMFPLFGTGQWEIAKASFRYTSLYLDPFVFAIMYPYVKNHKTYTRSLYSSLIFVALLMALMYLSYVWVFDYRSIERITFPLNEAIRIVTLGRTITNIDTFFITFWLIGVFVKFIVYIYVIGKIFGYLFSIKEFEHALMPITLLILIIALIPESNEVNMFAIRKNTIVYFKYLLLSLPLLLWIMTKIKERRTT; encoded by the coding sequence TTGAGAAAAGATGAACAAGACCAAATGGGATTTAAGGAATTTTTTTCAATCATCTTTTTCACAACTGGTTCAAAGTCCGCAGACATGAGCACGGTCTTCCTTTTTAGAGAGGGGCTTAATGCAGCATGGATAATTGTCATCGGCTCTTTTTTGCTTACCATCCCATCTCTGCTTTTATTAAATTATGTATTAAAAAAATACAAGTCTAAACATATTTTGGAGGTTGCAGAGTTAACCCTCGGTAGACCCATCGCTTTTGTCATTGCCTTCATTATACTGTTCTTTACGACCCTTAATACAGCAACTGATTCAAGGAGTTATATGACACAATTGATTACAATTAACTTTCCAAATACCCCCTTGTTCATCCTATGCTTACTTTTTCTATTCCTTTGTATGTGGGGGGCAAAGAAAGGGTGGGAAGTGGTGGGTTCCATTGCATGGACGGCCTTTCCTTATGTCTTATTGGGATTAGGTTTATTAATGTTTTTAATGTATAGGGAGGCAACCTTTAATCGAATGTTCCCCCTATTTGGTACGGGGCAGTGGGAAATTGCAAAGGCCAGCTTTCGATATACTTCTTTGTATTTAGACCCATTTGTATTTGCGATCATGTATCCGTATGTGAAAAATCATAAAACGTATACGAGAAGTTTATATAGCTCGTTAATCTTTGTTGCTTTGTTAATGGCTTTAATGTATCTCTCGTATGTGTGGGTATTTGACTATAGAAGTATTGAAAGAATTACGTTTCCCTTAAATGAAGCCATTCGGATTGTTACTCTAGGAAGAACCATTACCAATATAGACACGTTTTTTATTACCTTTTGGCTCATAGGCGTGTTTGTGAAGTTTATCGTTTATATTTATGTCATCGGTAAAATTTTTGGGTATCTTTTTTCAATAAAGGAATTTGAACATGCCCTCATGCCGATTACGCTTCTCATATTAATTATAGCTTTGATACCGGAAAGCAATGAGGTTAATATGTTCGCGATCCGAAAGAATACAATCGTCTACTTTAAATACTTATTACTATCTTTACCTCTGCTCCTATGGATCATGACAAAAATCAAGGAGAGAAGGACAACATGA